Within Eremothecium cymbalariae DBVPG#7215 chromosome 3, complete sequence, the genomic segment AGGATACGTAACAGAAGAATCCAGGGACGAGTTTTGATTGATACAACATAACCCTTccacctatatatatatacgcaTTTAACCCTTTTACCACTACTCATATATTGGGGCAACACTAGGAAGTTTGCATCgtatatttttatatttcatgtgtgtatttgaaaatactAACTAATAATGTCACGCTTATGATGTTTGTCGTCCTAGGAGAAGTGGGCTTCTATGACAGTTGCGTTCTTGTCTTGCCGGCGCCGGTAGTCACCTGCAAGGGCAATAGCAGCGACAATTGCAGCTGCAAGCATTATAAACCGTGAAGCAGGGTCTAGTTCTGCTGCTTTTTTGAGGTAGTCCTTACGCACTTCGTTGCAGCGCCAGAGCTCTCTATTCGTggtaacaaaaaaatcctcCGGCTTACGTCCCAGAAAGGACATTCCTTTTCGTGGGCCCCATGATCCATAACCATGGTAATATGCAAGTTGCTTCCACATATGAGGTATTTTATTCCAGTCCTGAGAGTTATATTCATCCAGAGCCCCTTGCAGCAGTTCGCACTCGTTTGGAGTACCAGGATATTTGGCCCGAAGTAGATTTGCGTCGCAGCAATGAGCAGAATGCATTGAAGAGTAATTATGGCGGATTAATACGTCAAGTTCACCGGAATTAAGTTTCGCCACTATAGATTCATGACGAAGAATAGCGTCTTtctcatcgtcatcgttGTATGATGTGTAAAATAGTGATCCAACGTCCCGCAGAGACTCGATGATCAGGTTCGCACGTTGACCATCAGAAATTGTTGGTGATCCAGTACGTTTGGCTTGACGGTATAATAGAGACTTTGGAACTGCTTTTGCCGTCTTGATAGGCACCTTATTCATGCCTACTCACTTTCAATATTGCACTTAGGTCTCAACATGAATATAATCATcgatattttcttttgcacAACTTTTTAAACTGTATTTTTCCACCTAGAAAAGCGATTTCGATCGATCGACTTCATTCATTCT encodes:
- the GEP7 gene encoding Gep7p (similar to Ashbya gossypii AAR155W), which codes for MNKVPIKTAKAVPKSLLYRQAKRTGSPTISDGQRANLIIESLRDVGSLFYTSYNDDDEKDAILRHESIVAKLNSGELDVLIRHNYSSMHSAHCCDANLLRAKYPGTPNECELLQGALDEYNSQDWNKIPHMWKQLAYYHGYGSWGPRKGMSFLGRKPEDFFVTTNRELWRCNEVRKDYLKKAAELDPASRFIMLAAAIVAAIALAGDYRRRQDKNATVIEAHFS